In Paraburkholderia phenazinium, the following are encoded in one genomic region:
- a CDS encoding Tex family protein has product MTETVALKIVQRIASELSVQPRQVAAAVQLLDEGATVPFIARYRKEVTDNLDDTQLRNLEERLLYLRELEDRRASIVASIDEQGKMTDELRAAIEGADSKQVLEDLYLPYKPKRRTRAQIAREAGLQPLADALLGNALLDPQTEAAQYVDAEKGVADVKAALDGARDILSEQFGETAELLGKLREYLFNQGVVSSKVVEGKESAEEEKFRDYYDYSETIRTVPSHRALALFRGRNAGVLLVKLGLGEELDAQVPHPGEALIARHFGIANQNRPADKWLADVCRWCWRVKVQPHIENELLTNLREEAEHEAIRVFARNLKDLLLAAPAGPKAVIGLDPGMRTGVKVAVVDRTGKVLTTDVIYPHEPRRDWDGSIAKLARICAQTQAELISIGNGTASRETDKLASELIARHPEFKLQKIVVSEAGASVYSASELAAKEFPDMDVSLRGAVSIARRLQDPLAELVKIEPKAIGVGQYQHDVNQRELARSLDAVVEDCVNAVGVDANTASVALLARVSGLNATLARNIVDFRDANGPFPSREHLRKVPRLGDKTFEQAAGFLRINNGENPLDRSSVHPEAYPVVERMLAKINKHVGDVLGNREALSGLSPAEFVDDRFGLPTVRDILSELEKPGRDPRPEFKTATFREGVEKISDLSPGMVLEGVVTNVAAFGAFIDIGVHQDGLVHVSALSTKFIKDPHEVVKAGQIVKVKVLEVDVKRQRISLTMRLADDFGAAGAASSAPRSGGQQDRGGARPGGAGRGAPQRSREPEPAGAMAAAFAKLKR; this is encoded by the coding sequence ATGACGGAAACCGTAGCACTCAAGATCGTACAGCGCATCGCCAGCGAACTCTCCGTGCAGCCGCGCCAGGTCGCAGCGGCGGTGCAACTCCTCGACGAAGGCGCGACTGTTCCGTTTATCGCGCGTTACCGCAAGGAAGTGACCGACAATCTCGACGACACGCAGTTGCGTAACCTCGAGGAACGGCTCCTGTATCTGCGCGAACTGGAAGACCGCCGCGCGTCGATCGTCGCGAGCATCGACGAACAGGGCAAGATGACCGACGAGTTGCGCGCCGCGATTGAAGGGGCGGACAGCAAGCAGGTGCTGGAAGACCTGTATCTGCCTTACAAACCGAAACGCCGCACGCGCGCGCAGATCGCCCGCGAAGCGGGGCTCCAGCCGCTGGCCGACGCGTTGCTCGGCAATGCCCTGCTCGATCCGCAGACCGAAGCCGCTCAGTACGTGGACGCCGAAAAGGGCGTGGCCGACGTGAAGGCGGCGCTGGACGGCGCGCGCGACATCCTGTCGGAGCAATTCGGCGAAACCGCCGAATTGCTCGGCAAGCTGCGCGAGTACCTGTTCAACCAGGGCGTGGTGTCGTCGAAAGTGGTGGAAGGCAAGGAAAGCGCGGAAGAAGAGAAATTCCGCGATTACTACGACTATTCGGAAACCATCAGGACGGTGCCGTCGCATCGCGCACTCGCCCTGTTCCGCGGCCGCAATGCCGGCGTGCTGCTGGTCAAGCTCGGGCTCGGCGAAGAACTGGACGCGCAGGTGCCGCATCCGGGCGAAGCGCTCATCGCGCGCCACTTCGGCATCGCCAACCAGAACCGTCCGGCCGACAAGTGGCTCGCCGACGTGTGCCGCTGGTGCTGGCGCGTGAAGGTGCAGCCGCACATCGAAAACGAACTGCTCACCAATCTGCGCGAAGAAGCCGAACATGAGGCGATCCGCGTGTTTGCGCGCAACCTGAAGGATCTGCTGCTGGCCGCGCCGGCGGGACCGAAGGCTGTGATCGGCCTCGATCCGGGGATGCGCACCGGCGTGAAGGTGGCCGTGGTCGATCGGACCGGCAAGGTGCTCACCACCGACGTGATCTACCCGCACGAGCCGCGCCGCGACTGGGACGGCTCGATCGCCAAGCTCGCACGGATCTGCGCGCAGACCCAGGCCGAGCTGATCAGCATTGGCAACGGCACGGCGTCGCGCGAGACCGACAAGCTGGCGAGCGAGCTGATCGCGCGCCATCCGGAGTTCAAGCTGCAGAAGATCGTCGTGTCCGAAGCGGGCGCGTCGGTGTATTCGGCTTCAGAGCTGGCGGCGAAGGAATTCCCCGACATGGACGTGTCGCTGCGCGGCGCGGTGTCGATTGCGCGTCGTCTGCAGGATCCGCTCGCCGAGCTCGTGAAGATCGAGCCGAAGGCGATTGGCGTCGGCCAGTACCAGCACGACGTGAACCAGCGTGAACTGGCGCGTTCGCTCGATGCGGTGGTCGAAGACTGCGTGAACGCCGTGGGCGTGGATGCGAATACGGCGTCCGTGGCGCTGCTCGCGCGCGTCTCCGGACTGAACGCGACGCTCGCGCGCAATATCGTCGACTTCCGCGATGCGAACGGTCCGTTCCCCTCGCGCGAACATCTGCGCAAGGTGCCGCGTCTGGGCGACAAGACTTTCGAACAGGCCGCCGGCTTCCTGCGCATCAACAACGGCGAGAATCCGCTCGACCGCTCGTCGGTGCACCCGGAAGCGTATCCGGTGGTCGAACGCATGCTGGCGAAGATCAACAAGCATGTGGGCGATGTGCTGGGCAATCGGGAGGCGCTGTCGGGCCTGTCGCCGGCTGAGTTCGTCGACGATCGCTTCGGTCTGCCGACCGTGCGCGACATCCTGTCCGAACTCGAAAAGCCGGGCCGCGACCCGCGCCCCGAGTTCAAGACCGCCACCTTCCGCGAAGGCGTCGAGAAGATCTCCGACCTGTCGCCGGGCATGGTGCTCGAAGGCGTCGTGACCAACGTGGCGGCCTTCGGTGCGTTCATCGATATCGGCGTGCATCAGGACGGTCTGGTCCACGTGTCGGCGCTGTCGACGAAGTTCATCAAGGACCCGCACGAAGTCGTCAAGGCCGGTCAGATCGTCAAGGTCAAGGTGCTCGAAGTGGACGTGAAGCGTCAGCGCATTTCGCTGACCATGCGTCTCGCGGATGACTTCGGCGCAGCCGGCGCGGCAAGCTCGGCGCCGCGCAGCGGCGGCCAGCAGGACCGTGGCGGCGCCCGTCCGGGCGGCGCTGGACGTGGCGCACCGCAGCGCTCGCGTGAGCCGGAACCGGCCGGTGCCATGGCGGCGGCGTTCGCCAAGCTCAAGCGTTAA
- a CDS encoding potassium transporter Kup — translation MTDTHHLHKQPLPTLALAAIGVVFGDIGTSPLYSLKEAFSPAHGIPLTDQSILGVISLLFWAIVIVVGVKYVMFVMRADNNGEGGVLALMALALRSVDPKKRLAGLLMMLGIFGACMFYGDAVITPAISVISAVEGLEIAAPNLSHLVLPLTIVILIVLFWIQRHGTALVGRLFGPIMVIWFVVIGLLGLAHIVQSPNVIRALNPYYAYSFMAAHVLQAYVVLGSVVLVLTGAEALYADMGHFGAKPIRVAWYALVMPSLVMNYFGQGALLMHDPKAIENPFFLLAPDWALLPLVVLSTVATVIASQAVISGAYSLTSQAIQLGYVPRMKILHTSDLAIGQIYVPVVNWLLLFIILCIVVAFKSSDNLAAAYGIAVTATMVITTILACVVMVNVWKWNKLLVALIIGGLMVVDLGFFGANLLKVAEGGWLPLGIGALLFFLLMTWFKGRMIVKERTAADGIPLMPFLQGLLAHPPHRVSGTAIYLTGSDTLVPVSLLHNLKHNKVLHERTIFLTFSTLDIPYVNDADRVTVKEIGGGLFLVKAAYGFNETPDVKAVLTDVGRMHDMIFELMDTSFFLARETVVPTQLPGMSVWRERVFAWMHQNAAKPTDFFSIPANRVVELGTKIEI, via the coding sequence ATGACAGATACCCATCACTTGCACAAACAGCCTCTGCCCACGCTCGCACTGGCTGCGATCGGAGTGGTGTTCGGCGACATCGGCACGAGCCCGTTGTATTCGCTGAAAGAGGCGTTCAGCCCGGCGCATGGTATCCCGCTGACCGACCAGTCCATCCTGGGTGTGATCTCGCTGCTGTTCTGGGCCATCGTGATCGTGGTCGGGGTCAAGTATGTGATGTTCGTCATGCGCGCGGACAACAACGGCGAAGGCGGCGTGCTCGCGCTGATGGCGCTGGCGCTGCGCTCGGTGGATCCGAAGAAGAGGCTGGCCGGTTTGCTGATGATGCTGGGCATCTTCGGCGCCTGCATGTTCTACGGCGACGCGGTGATTACGCCGGCCATCTCGGTGATCTCCGCCGTCGAAGGGCTGGAGATCGCGGCGCCCAATCTGTCGCATCTGGTGCTGCCGCTGACCATCGTCATTCTCATCGTGCTGTTCTGGATCCAGCGGCACGGCACCGCGCTGGTGGGGCGTCTGTTCGGACCGATCATGGTGATCTGGTTCGTGGTGATCGGGCTGCTCGGCCTCGCCCATATCGTGCAGTCGCCCAATGTGATTCGCGCGCTCAATCCCTACTACGCTTATTCGTTCATGGCGGCGCACGTGCTGCAGGCGTATGTCGTGCTCGGCTCGGTGGTGCTGGTGCTGACCGGCGCGGAAGCCTTGTATGCCGACATGGGCCACTTCGGCGCCAAGCCGATCCGGGTGGCCTGGTACGCGCTCGTGATGCCGTCGCTGGTGATGAACTACTTCGGGCAGGGCGCCTTGCTGATGCACGACCCGAAGGCCATCGAAAACCCATTCTTCCTGCTCGCGCCTGACTGGGCGCTGCTGCCGCTCGTCGTACTGTCGACGGTGGCCACTGTGATCGCGTCGCAAGCGGTGATTTCCGGCGCTTACTCGCTGACGAGCCAGGCCATCCAGCTCGGCTACGTGCCGCGCATGAAGATCCTGCATACCTCGGATCTGGCGATCGGGCAGATCTACGTGCCGGTGGTGAACTGGCTGCTGCTGTTCATCATCCTGTGCATCGTGGTGGCCTTCAAGAGTTCGGACAACCTCGCCGCGGCCTACGGTATCGCGGTGACGGCCACCATGGTGATCACCACGATCCTCGCCTGCGTGGTGATGGTGAACGTGTGGAAGTGGAACAAGCTGCTGGTTGCGCTGATCATCGGCGGTTTGATGGTGGTCGATCTGGGCTTCTTCGGCGCCAACCTGCTGAAGGTCGCGGAGGGCGGCTGGCTGCCGCTCGGGATCGGCGCGCTGCTGTTCTTCCTGCTGATGACCTGGTTCAAGGGCAGGATGATCGTCAAGGAGCGCACGGCGGCCGACGGTATTCCGCTGATGCCGTTCCTGCAAGGGCTGCTCGCTCATCCGCCGCATCGCGTCTCGGGGACGGCGATCTATCTGACCGGCAGCGATACGCTCGTGCCGGTGAGCCTGCTGCACAATCTGAAGCACAACAAGGTGCTGCACGAGCGCACCATTTTCCTGACCTTCTCGACGCTCGATATTCCGTATGTGAACGACGCGGACCGCGTCACGGTCAAGGAGATCGGCGGCGGGCTGTTTTTGGTGAAAGCGGCCTACGGCTTCAACGAGACGCCCGATGTGAAGGCGGTGCTGACCGATGTGGGCCGCATGCACGACATGATCTTCGAATTGATGGACACGTCGTTCTTCCTCGCGCGCGAAACGGTGGTGCCGACGCAGTTGCCCGGCATGTCCGTGTGGCGCGAGCGGGTGTTTGCGTGGATGCATCAGAACGCGGCCAAGCCGACCGATTTTTTCAGCATCCCGGCGAATCGCGTTGTGGAGTTGGGGACGAAGATCGAGATTTGA
- a CDS encoding phosphoribosyltransferase, with amino-acid sequence MTQGVPMIAMKDPRNDDKNLWVGWDEYHRLIELLALAVHESGWKFDKILCLARGGLRVGDQLSRIYDLPLAILATSSYREAAGTEQGELDIAQYITMTRGELSGNVLLVDDLVDSGVTLARVQQHLKERYPAITAVRSAVLWYKGCSKVKPDYHVQFLPTNPWIHQPFEEWDTVRPHNLGAWIKRGTAQERSDQ; translated from the coding sequence ATGACGCAGGGTGTACCGATGATTGCGATGAAGGACCCGCGCAACGACGACAAGAACCTGTGGGTCGGTTGGGACGAGTATCACCGCCTGATCGAACTGCTGGCGCTGGCTGTCCACGAGTCGGGCTGGAAGTTCGACAAGATCCTGTGCCTCGCGCGCGGCGGCTTGCGCGTGGGCGATCAGCTCTCGCGCATCTACGATCTGCCGCTGGCGATTCTGGCCACCAGTTCGTATCGCGAAGCGGCCGGCACGGAGCAGGGCGAACTCGACATCGCACAATACATCACGATGACGCGCGGCGAACTGTCCGGCAACGTGCTGCTGGTCGACGACCTGGTCGACTCGGGCGTGACGCTGGCGCGCGTGCAGCAGCATCTGAAGGAGCGCTATCCGGCCATCACGGCGGTGCGCTCAGCGGTGCTCTGGTACAAGGGTTGCTCGAAAGTGAAGCCCGACTATCACGTGCAGTTCCTGCCCACCAATCCGTGGATTCACCAGCCGTTCGAGGAGTGGGACACAGTGCGTCCGCATAACCTCGGTGCCTGGATCAAGCGCGGTACCGCGCAGGAACGATCGGATCAGTGA
- a CDS encoding adenylosuccinate synthase: protein MSASAVNVNPGRNVVVVGTQWGDEGKGKIVDWLTDHAQGVVRFQGGHNAGHTLIIGGKKTILRLIPSGIMHPGVACYIGNGVVLSPEALFKEIGELEAAGVNVQNRLFISEATTLILPYHIAIDQGREKRRGAAKIGTTGRGIGPAYEDKVARRGLRVQDLFEPESFAERLRENLDYHNFVLTQYLGVDAVDFQQTLDLMLSYADRLKPMVTDVSRRLYDENARGVNLLFEGAQGTLLDIDHGTYPYVTSSNCVAGAAAAGAGVGPQKLNYILGITKAYCTRVGSGPFPSELYDADNANRQDQVGLNLATVGKEFGSVTGRPRRTGWLDAAALRRSIQINGISGLCMTKLDVLDGLDEVKLCVGYTVDGKDCDILPRGATEVERCVPVYETFGGWKESTVGIKEWDKLPANARAYLTRVQEVAGVPIDMVSTGPDRDETILLRHPFKV, encoded by the coding sequence ATGTCTGCCAGCGCAGTGAATGTGAACCCCGGGCGTAACGTCGTCGTCGTGGGGACCCAGTGGGGTGATGAAGGCAAGGGCAAGATCGTCGACTGGCTGACGGACCACGCTCAAGGCGTCGTTCGCTTCCAGGGCGGTCACAATGCCGGTCACACGCTTATCATCGGCGGCAAGAAAACCATCTTGCGCCTGATTCCGTCGGGCATCATGCATCCCGGCGTCGCGTGCTACATCGGCAATGGCGTCGTGTTGTCGCCGGAAGCGCTGTTCAAGGAAATTGGCGAGCTCGAAGCCGCCGGGGTGAATGTCCAGAATCGCCTCTTCATTTCCGAAGCTACCACCCTGATCCTGCCGTATCACATCGCCATCGACCAGGGCCGCGAAAAGCGCCGTGGCGCGGCCAAGATCGGCACCACCGGACGCGGCATCGGGCCAGCTTACGAAGACAAGGTGGCGCGCCGCGGTTTGCGCGTGCAGGACCTGTTCGAGCCGGAAAGCTTTGCCGAACGTCTGCGTGAAAACCTCGACTACCATAACTTCGTGTTGACGCAATACCTGGGCGTCGACGCTGTCGACTTCCAGCAGACGCTCGACTTGATGCTCAGCTACGCCGACCGTCTGAAGCCGATGGTCACGGACGTGTCGCGCCGCTTGTATGACGAAAACGCCAGGGGCGTCAACCTGCTGTTCGAAGGCGCGCAAGGCACGCTGCTCGACATCGACCACGGTACCTATCCGTATGTCACGTCGAGCAACTGCGTGGCCGGTGCGGCTGCTGCAGGCGCGGGCGTCGGTCCGCAAAAGCTGAACTACATTCTCGGCATCACCAAGGCGTACTGCACGCGCGTCGGTTCGGGCCCGTTCCCGAGCGAACTGTACGATGCGGACAACGCCAATCGTCAGGACCAGGTCGGCCTTAACCTGGCTACCGTCGGCAAGGAATTCGGTTCGGTCACCGGCCGTCCGCGCCGCACCGGCTGGCTCGATGCGGCGGCACTGCGCCGTTCGATCCAGATCAACGGCATCTCGGGCCTGTGCATGACCAAGCTCGACGTGCTCGACGGTCTCGACGAAGTGAAGCTGTGCGTCGGCTACACGGTGGATGGCAAGGACTGCGATATTCTGCCGCGCGGTGCGACGGAAGTGGAGCGTTGCGTACCGGTGTACGAGACGTTCGGCGGCTGGAAGGAAAGCACCGTCGGCATCAAGGAATGGGACAAGCTGCCGGCGAACGCCCGCGCCTACCTGACACGCGTGCAGGAAGTGGCCGGCGTGCCGATCGACATGGTTTCGACCGGTCCGGATCGTGACGAAACCATTCTTCTTCGCCACCCGTTCAAGGTTTAA
- a CDS encoding ATP phosphoribosyltransferase regulatory subunit: protein MSTWLLPENIADVLPSEARKIEELRRHLLDRFRVYGYEMVMPPLLEYLESLLTGGGHDLNLRTFKLVDQLSGRTLGLRADITPQVARIDAHLLNRQGVTRLCYAGNVLHTRPRGLHATREQIQIGAEIYGHAGLEADLEIQQLMLDALRLAGLAKVRLDLCHAGVLAALIDAEPAAAALGESLYEALAGKDVPRLAELTANLTPATRDALRALPSLYGDASVLAEARARLPDTPEIARALDDLTFLANQVDGAEVMIDLADLRGYAYHSGVMFSAYVDGVPNAVARGGRYDHVGQAYGRARAATGFSLDLREVARISPVEARSSAILAPWQHDDALRASVAALRDAGEVVIQALPGHDHALDEFACDRVLVERNGAWVVEPLS, encoded by the coding sequence ATGTCGACCTGGTTACTTCCCGAGAATATTGCCGACGTGCTGCCGTCGGAAGCCCGCAAGATCGAAGAGTTGCGGCGCCATCTGCTGGACCGCTTTCGCGTCTACGGCTACGAGATGGTCATGCCGCCGCTGCTCGAATACCTCGAGTCGCTGCTGACGGGCGGGGGCCACGACCTGAATCTGCGCACCTTCAAGCTGGTCGATCAGCTGTCGGGCCGTACGCTCGGCCTGCGCGCCGACATCACCCCGCAGGTGGCGCGCATCGACGCGCACTTGCTCAACCGGCAGGGCGTGACGCGCCTGTGCTACGCCGGCAACGTGCTGCATACGCGTCCGCGCGGCCTGCATGCGACCCGCGAGCAGATCCAGATCGGCGCCGAAATCTACGGCCACGCCGGGCTCGAAGCGGACCTCGAGATCCAGCAGTTGATGCTCGACGCGCTGCGTCTGGCCGGTCTCGCCAAGGTGCGTCTGGACCTGTGCCATGCAGGCGTGCTGGCGGCCCTGATCGACGCCGAACCCGCTGCGGCGGCGCTCGGCGAATCGCTGTATGAAGCGCTTGCTGGCAAGGACGTGCCGCGCCTCGCCGAACTGACCGCGAATCTCACGCCGGCGACCCGCGACGCGCTGCGCGCCTTGCCGTCGCTGTACGGCGACGCCTCGGTCCTCGCGGAGGCCCGTGCCCGTTTGCCGGACACGCCGGAAATTGCCCGCGCGCTCGACGACCTGACCTTCCTCGCGAACCAGGTGGACGGCGCGGAAGTGATGATCGACCTGGCCGATTTGCGCGGCTATGCGTACCACAGCGGCGTGATGTTCTCGGCCTATGTGGACGGCGTGCCGAACGCGGTGGCGCGCGGCGGCCGTTACGACCACGTGGGCCAGGCCTACGGGCGGGCACGCGCCGCCACGGGCTTCTCGCTGGATCTGCGCGAAGTGGCGCGCATTTCCCCTGTGGAAGCGCGCAGCAGCGCGATTCTCGCACCGTGGCAGCACGATGACGCCCTGCGTGCCAGCGTGGCCGCGTTGCGCGATGCGGGCGAAGTGGTGATCCAGGCGTTGCCCGGTCACGACCACGCGCTCGACGAATTTGCTTGCGACCGCGTGCTGGTCGAGCGCAACGGCGCGTGGGTTGTCGAACCCCTTTCCTGA
- a CDS encoding DUF2065 domain-containing protein translates to MDIAGSLLLAIALMLIIEGMFPFVFPSAWSDTFRKIAERPPHQIRIGGLIVMALGLLLLFIAT, encoded by the coding sequence ATGGATATAGCCGGTTCGTTGTTGCTCGCGATCGCACTGATGCTGATCATCGAGGGGATGTTCCCCTTCGTTTTTCCGAGCGCCTGGAGCGATACGTTTCGTAAAATAGCGGAACGGCCGCCTCATCAGATCCGCATTGGCGGGCTGATCGTGATGGCGCTCGGGCTGCTGCTGCTGTTTATCGCGACCTAA
- the hflC gene encoding protease modulator HflC, with protein MNRIIALVVVVVLLLFAASSTVFVVDQRHMAVLSGRGDAAPELLGPGLHAKLPPPLQNLLLVDSRIQTLDTPDEDRYVTSDKTDLLVDPVIKFRVTDPLKLYAQTKGDDQSLPDRLALLSRSALGDAFAKVTLADALGKQQALADEARDAMSAAAASLGVEVIDIQLARVDFPAAMADSVYKRMSAAREQAASVERAKGVAEADQIKADAATQQQALLADAYMQAQTIKGEGDGKAASIAADAYGRDPQFYQFYQSMLAYRNTFKPNDVIVVDSSSEFFRFMRSPNGDASPDAVAAPRKH; from the coding sequence ATGAATCGAATCATTGCGCTCGTCGTGGTTGTGGTGCTGCTGCTGTTTGCGGCGTCGTCGACCGTGTTCGTGGTGGACCAACGTCATATGGCGGTCCTGTCCGGTCGCGGCGATGCCGCCCCCGAGCTGCTCGGCCCCGGCCTGCATGCCAAGCTGCCGCCGCCGCTGCAAAATCTGCTGCTGGTCGACAGCCGCATCCAGACACTGGATACGCCGGATGAAGACCGCTACGTGACGTCCGACAAAACCGACCTGCTGGTCGACCCGGTCATCAAGTTTCGCGTGACCGATCCGCTCAAGCTGTACGCGCAGACCAAGGGCGACGACCAGAGCCTGCCGGACCGGCTCGCCTTGCTGTCGCGCAGTGCGCTGGGCGATGCGTTTGCCAAGGTCACGCTGGCCGATGCGTTGGGCAAGCAGCAGGCGCTCGCGGATGAGGCGCGTGACGCGATGTCGGCCGCGGCGGCTTCGCTCGGTGTCGAGGTGATCGACATCCAGCTGGCCCGGGTCGATTTCCCGGCCGCGATGGCCGACTCCGTCTACAAGCGCATGAGCGCGGCGCGTGAACAGGCGGCCAGTGTCGAGCGCGCCAAGGGCGTGGCCGAAGCCGACCAGATCAAGGCGGACGCGGCCACCCAGCAACAGGCGCTGCTGGCGGACGCGTACATGCAGGCGCAGACGATCAAGGGCGAGGGCGACGGCAAGGCTGCCTCCATCGCCGCCGACGCGTACGGTCGCGACCCGCAGTTCTACCAGTTCTACCAGAGCATGCTGGCTTACCGGAACACCTTCAAGCCGAACGACGTGATTGTGGTCGATTCGAGCAGCGAGTTTTTCCGCTTCATGCGTAGCCCGAACGGTGACGCGTCACCGGACGCCGTCGCGGCACCGCGCAAACACTGA
- the hflK gene encoding FtsH protease activity modulator HflK: MNDYNERSIWLRLRAILSMNDPRWGRGDGNGARQRPNEPKRPQNGKDGDGPPDLDEMWRDFNRRLSSVFGRKGTGGGAGRPDNGRGARIGVGIVIGVLIAIYLGSGVFVVQDGQAGVVTQFGKYRYTATQGVHWRLPYPFEAHELVNIGDVRQVEVGRNNVVRLANVKDSSLLTHDADIVDVRFAVQYQVRSATDYLFRSVDPDQSVMLAAQAAVRNIVGARSTDDILYQDREAIRQQLSDAIQHSLDESQTGLVVTGVTMQGVQAPEQVQTAFDDAAKAHQDRERAKADAQAYANDLLPHAQADAARLVDEARTYSDQVVAQAQGDAERFKQVYEQYSKAPAVIRERLYLDTMQHIYSNTTKVFVDSKAGNNVMYLPLDKLVEATRQHAADAAAASAASGGAVVSAPASVVPPAASGAAASAAASAATAASPASDADAASDPLRSRDAFRSRGREDDIQ; this comes from the coding sequence GTGAACGATTACAACGAGCGGAGTATCTGGCTGCGCCTGCGCGCCATTCTTTCGATGAACGATCCGCGCTGGGGCCGGGGTGACGGCAATGGCGCCAGACAACGGCCGAACGAACCCAAGCGTCCCCAGAACGGCAAGGACGGCGACGGACCACCCGATCTCGACGAGATGTGGCGTGACTTCAATCGCCGCCTGAGCAGCGTGTTCGGCCGCAAGGGCACGGGGGGCGGCGCAGGCCGCCCGGACAACGGGCGCGGTGCGCGCATCGGCGTGGGCATCGTGATCGGCGTGCTGATCGCCATCTATCTCGGCAGCGGTGTGTTCGTCGTGCAGGACGGCCAGGCCGGCGTCGTCACGCAGTTCGGCAAGTATCGCTATACCGCGACGCAGGGTGTGCATTGGCGTCTGCCGTATCCGTTCGAAGCGCACGAGCTGGTCAATATCGGCGACGTTCGCCAGGTGGAAGTCGGGCGTAACAATGTCGTGCGTCTGGCGAACGTCAAGGATTCCTCGCTGCTCACACACGACGCGGATATCGTCGACGTGCGCTTTGCCGTGCAGTACCAGGTGCGCAGCGCCACGGACTATCTGTTCCGCAGCGTCGACCCCGACCAGAGCGTGATGCTGGCCGCGCAGGCGGCGGTGCGCAATATCGTCGGCGCGCGCAGCACCGACGACATCCTCTATCAGGATCGCGAAGCAATCCGTCAGCAACTGTCCGATGCGATCCAGCATTCCCTGGACGAATCGCAGACCGGTCTCGTCGTCACGGGTGTGACGATGCAGGGCGTGCAGGCCCCCGAGCAGGTGCAAACCGCCTTCGACGATGCCGCGAAAGCGCATCAGGATCGCGAACGCGCCAAGGCCGACGCCCAGGCGTATGCCAACGACCTGTTGCCGCACGCCCAGGCCGACGCGGCGCGCCTCGTCGACGAGGCCAGGACCTATAGCGACCAGGTGGTGGCGCAGGCGCAAGGCGATGCCGAGCGCTTCAAGCAGGTCTACGAGCAGTACTCCAAAGCGCCGGCGGTGATCCGCGAGCGCTTGTACCTGGACACTATGCAGCATATCTATTCGAATACGACGAAGGTGTTTGTCGACAGCAAGGCCGGTAATAACGTGATGTACCTGCCGCTCGACAAGCTGGTCGAGGCGACCCGCCAGCATGCCGCTGATGCCGCCGCGGCGAGCGCGGCTTCGGGCGGCGCGGTGGTGTCGGCGCCTGCTAGTGTCGTGCCGCCGGCGGCGAGCGGTGCCGCGGCATCGGCTGCGGCGTCCGCCGCCACGGCCGCCAGCCCGGCGAGCGACGCCGACGCTGCCAGCGACCCGCTGCGTTCGCGCGATGCGTTCCGCAGCCGCGGCCGCGAAGACGACATTCAATGA